The DNA window CCGACCAAGGGGTGGCCCTAAGTTGCACGGCAATCAGATcattataataataatcataaatgaatgccaaatgaagaagaaacacTTTTAATTATCACCTGCTTGGCATCATCCCTGAACTTCTCCTTTCCAACAGCCATTCCAACCAAACTAATGCATTCCATTGATTTTGCACGAAGCATACGGTTAGACTTGTCAGTTGCATTAACCAAGATAGTTTTCAGATAAGGCATAACAGCATCATAGTACTTTTGGAAGTGTTCCTATGGATGAACGCAAAGTGTAAGATTATAtcatttcaaacaaaaaatgcaTTATCAATAAAGTAAATGAGATTGCAGTAACTACCTGTGACGAATCTGCAACAGATGCTAAAGCTGTCAATGCCCCCTCTTGCACCATTTGCTTCCCATTCTGGACCAAATACATAATATAGTTATCTACTCCACCACATAAACCTCCAGAATATGTATGCTTAAACAGCCAAAATATGTGTCTTGGTAACATTGACGTATTTGTACATGTGTAAATATAATTATCCAAGTAAACATAAAAAGTACTCTCTCCACTGCGTAAAGAAAGTCgtccttcccttttttttttgttccaaagtgtTTCAATTACACAAAACAAGTAATAAATTCTTAGGATATTTTACCACATTAACCATTTCATATGTTATCCAATTTGAAAAGCATTTTGTCCCAAGTAATGAAAGGTCAACTTTAGAAAACAGTGTTTTTTTAATGCTTTAACCACTTTCCCTTTGACTTTGGGTTCCCCcccaccaaccccccccccccccaaaaaaaaaaaaaagagacaatcATTGAGGGATGCAGGGAGTATGAAAATGTTCATAACTATGTTTGTATGTGGGTGATTATCTGGCGTACAAGCAGTTACAATCAATAAAGACATACCTGTAGAAGTACAAGCAATTTGCTTATTATCCCATCCAAGTAAGGTGTTAAGATATCTGGTGTACAGTTTTCACTGAAGTTGAGGACTGCTGAAGCAGCATGCGCCTATAGAGAGTTCAAAAGATTTGAAGATAACAGTGAGACAAATGTTCTTGCAGAGGAAAGGCCACACTAATAGGACTAACAAACAAAAAGACCAGAGGCACCACGAAGGCCCACTCTCACCTTAGCTGTTAGAAACATGGCATAGaattagaagaaaaatatattcatatggCCCAGAATCATActaggaagagaaaaaataaacagCACTCCAAAATTACTGAGGACGGTAAACATATTGGTAAGACAAACGAAAATCTATTGGTTTCTACTGACAAATTTTATtgcccaaagaaaaaaaaaatgtgaatgcAAAATCACATGCAACATAATAAGACCCCCAGTGGACATAATATCAAGAAAGTAATATCCATGTAATGGATGGCCTCTAAGCACCTCCAATTGTAAGTGCAGTACAGGTATGAGATGTGTCAAATCCTGCAAAACCCAGACAATTTCTTGCTCTGATTTATTAGATGTGGTGTGTAACCACCCATTACCTGCTCAAGCACATACAATAAGGCAGACTGCATAGCTAGCAGTCTATGCCCATTTTAACTCTACATATTGTAGACTTTTGAGTACACTACCAATAGAGTTCTTGCTAGCTTGCTTCAAATTAATAATGGCATACTTTATTGTTAAATTTTATGACCAGAGACTTGCCATGTTAAACTGATGCAGCAATtctccgatggatcgacccaaacccgctCCAGAACCCGAACCAAGACTCATATCCAATTTGGCTCCAAGTTACTTATTTGGGTTCAGGGttaatagaatattctaggattttattttattttgaggatatttgttatcttttattttaggttattttggggtagctattaggtaagtagaaattctcaattttagtttattgtgtttctattatattttaaattaggaaacttcttctATGTTAGATCAATTTCATATTTagcatttcatttttttagtaATTCTTTTCCTACTTATGTAAGGTCATGGGCCACAATAATTTTAGTTGattattgaagaaaaattacGATTACTGCCTGTGTGGTtgcttctctctccccccctgtccccttcttctctttttctcctcttcctctgcGAGAATCCCCTTCCCTCTTCTgctgtctttcttctttccctctttatttcttcttattcttcttctctttcttcctcctttcccttccttcttcacGGTTCTGTTTTCCCTTCCCTGTAATTGGCGATAACAGCAGTCTTCAAGAATTGCTTCAGATTCTCAAGTGGGCATCGATCTGGCCTGGGATTTCAAGGGGTTTGTTTCTACTCCCAAGGTCGACCTGAACAATGGGAAACTTTGCTTGAAAATTCCTTCCATCTTGAGACGAAAACTAGATTGCAGACATGAACCTAAGTTCCACCGTCAGTTCTGTTTTCAGCAGCCCCAGATCTTGCAATCACTAGTGGTTCAACCCTATGGTTGCTCACAATCAAAAGCTTTATGAGTTCGGTATCTCTCCCTGAAATTTCAGACTCATCTGAGCAATATTGAGGGAGTTCTCTCACCTTCAGATCTTCCGCCTCCATCTTCTTGgctggaggttgaagacaaccccaaAATAAAGAATTGTGAGCTTCCTCCTTCAaaaaggtgtttttttttttttttcttttgtctattattctttgtcctttgtgttcccaaaatacccttacttttccctcttttttaccTCCAACCTTAGCCTTAGTTTTGCTTCCTAATTTACCCATTCACAATAATTCCTAATTCCCTCTATATCTCATCATTTGCTTGAACCTTCATTTACCCTTCAAGATTCCTTTttatttacaagtctgccaccCTATTACAAGAGTCCTAatatttacaaaactgccattgATTCTGATATTTGTGCTATTTATTTAGGTGGGCCCACACCCATCCTAGTTGGATCTTTTGGGGCCCACCGGTCCCCCATTATAAACCTTTCTGGTTCCTTTGCTTTCGTTCTGAGACAGTTCATTGTAGAACAAAGGGCTTAGTGTGATCATTGTGGAAACCCACCACTGAAAATATTCTTAGTTTTCCAGCCTcgtaatataaaaaatttgatcAGCTCAAATAACTAGGGGTCAAGGCCATAGAAAATTATAACACCCAACCATCTCTCCCCCGATTTAagttcctttgttttttttggtacagATAAGTCTCAAATATGGCTTAATACATAATCAAACTCAGTCATCACTGTATGCAAACACTTAAATGTGCATATACTCACCAAAGTCAAAGCACACCAACCAAAAAAATCCCCTACAAGTGtttacttaaaaaaatagaCTAATAGCATACCCAAGAAGTATGGAAAATGACTATTCATTTCATAAATTGCATACGGAAAATCACTAGGAGGCTTCAAAAGCTGTATGCAAACAACCAGTCATCACTGTATGCAAACACTTAAATGTGCATATACTCACCAAAGTCAAAGCACAACAACCAAAAAAATCCCCTACAAGTGtttacttaaaaaaatagaCTAATAGCATACCCAAGAAGTATGGAAAATGACTATTCATTTCATAAATTGCATACGGAAAATCACTAGGAGGCTTCAAAAGCTCCACCAACTACAATGGTGTCTTGAGTTGAGTCTATTTTGTAAGCAGATGCCATTCACACCTTGAGAGGGCTGCAAATGGTCAAAATTACCACAAGTATAAAAGATGATGCTCTTCATTTCATAAATTGCATATGGAAAATTACTATTGATATTGAGAGCTTCTGCCAACTACTATATTGAATTaagttgattttatttataaatagatGCAATTCACACCTTTAGAGGGCATTCAACAGTAAACCCTCCTCCACCTTCTGAAGTCAAGGATGCTACATATGATACATAATTACTAAATTACCATGCAAAAATGAGCACCTAATTAGCAATCATCTCAGAGTGGAGAATCGGCATACATCGGAAAACAATCACCATAATAAGTTCTATAAGCTTGCAGGGCATGCAATTCAAAATACTTCACTCTTCtaaaaaaatgcaaaagaaCTGAGTTCACAAGAAAAATTGGCACCCAAATATAACCAAGTATAAACCACCATCATCCACTGACCTGTACTCTGGGATTTTGAAAATCATCCATCGCTGCAGCGAGTGCAGGCAACACCCGTTGGTGGTATTGCGTTTGCAACTCTGGGCCCAAGTCCGTAGAAAGTTGGCCAATGGCATTAATAGCTGCCCATCTCACACGCGGGTGGGGATCTTGGAATGAGTTCAGAACCATGTTCACCACTTGCTCGAGATTTTTTATCATTACCTACATCAAGTGTGATAGAAAATGAATATACTAAATCTAATCTTGACAAAAATTAAAACATAACAACTTAAAAGATGAAATATCTACTAAAGTTATTCTTTATAATCATATATCAAAAAAGAGTAAAACATAACAAAGATAAGACAATAAGGAGGAACAACTTCACGAACAGAGAATTACTtcagaatttaaaaaataataataagaaacaaaataactTTGAAAATTAAGTACCGGAACAAAAGTTTGAAGGGATACCAATTGGAAACAGAATGAAAATACAGAGCATTAAATACCTTCGAGCATCCCTCCGCAATCTGAGCTAGGGTGATGAGTGCTGCATGGTGCTTCTGCCACTCAGGAGCAGCCAAGTATTGTGGCAAGAGCTCCGAAGCAACAGGAACGATCGTATTTCCACCCAATGAGATAGATAACCGATCCAAGCACTCCTGGCCAACGCTGTAATTACTGGTCTCCCCAGCATCCTCGTCTTCACTCTCTGCATTGTGCCATGCAGGATCATCCTCGATATCTAGAAGCATCTTCATCAGGATCGAAAATAATCTACTTATGAACTGTGGCAGTTTTCTCATCATCCCAGGAGCTCTCTCCCTGGCCTCGGCAAGTGTGATCACGAATTCAACGGCAAGATGACGTGTCCCCTCCTCCAGGGAATCAGCCTCTGCAATTTGGAGCATCGACCCAACTACTTCGACCAGCTGCCGCCTCAAGAACTTGGGCTCCGTTCCGGCCAACTCAATCAACAGCTCAAGCGCTTCTTGCGCAGTAGCCTCTTGACCACAATTCAGTGCTTCCGTCAAAGTCTGCATCATCACCGGCAATAAGTCTTGGAACCGATCACGGTCTGAGGGAGTCGATAAGCACTGAATGAAATTAATAGCAGCGCCCAGGGCGGCTATCCGGACATCGGAATTGGAGGAAGAAGCCAAGCACTGAAGGAAGACGGAGTGGAGAGTATTGAGGTGGGGAATTAGGGTTTCCCCAATGTACTGTGACAACTGCGCAAACATCAGAAGAGCGGACTCCTGAAGCCGAGGGGTATCGGAGGTGACACACTGGAACATAAAGGGAAGGAGCTCAGGCCACCCACCATCAGGAAGGATTCCCAAGGCGAGTTCGGAGACGGTATCGCAGAGCTTTTTGGATATGGTCTTAGCGTCTTCTCTTTGAACGCAAGAAAGAAGGTGAGATTTGAGAGTGGATTGCGTAGAAGGAGAGAGACGCGGCCAGATGTAGGAATCATCACGGGTTAGCTGCTTACGAAGGAGAATCGCAGACATGGCACGGAGCTCGACGTGAGGAGAGGATTGAAGATTAGCGAGCTTGAGGGACAATGCATCGGGATGATTCTGCTTGCAGAGATTGAATAAAGCCTCGGCCTGCGATCGCTGTTCGTTGCCAGAAGACATGAGATGCGAAATAAGGGTTTCGAATGGAGCCGGATCGGGGCCGAGAATGGCAGCCACCTGAGCTTGTTGGAGCTGAGACGAATTGGAATCCATTGAAACTAATTAGGGTTTTGCAGTGAGTGAGGGAAGCTGGGAAGCGATATGGAGAattagatagatagatagatacaGATGGATAGAAGACAGAGATGGAGGCGCCTGTCTCCCTTTCTCGCTCTCTCACGCTGTGCCTCcgaggcgagagagagagagagagagagagagagagagtgtgtgtgtccGGAAGAGAAgggttttgtttgattttttttggcttaaaaAGGGGTGGCTTTGGAGGGGTTTTATTAGGGTAAgtaaatattttatgattgggattttatctattttggagGGAAACGACGCGGGTGAATGTGAGCAACGGTGAAACTTCCACCCCCGCCTGACTCTGGGACTGGGAGCAGGAGACAGCCGTTGTATCCACACGTGACACACAACTTTATGTCAGTCTTACCGATCTCATAGCCAAAAAAGTGGAGCCGGCGATTTTAAGGTTCAGTTGAAATCTGGCTAATTTCGACCTGTCTAAATTTTCATATATAGGGG is part of the Macadamia integrifolia cultivar HAES 741 chromosome 9, SCU_Mint_v3, whole genome shotgun sequence genome and encodes:
- the LOC122089090 gene encoding importin-5-like — encoded protein: MDSNSSQLQQAQVAAILGPDPAPFETLISHLMSSGNEQRSQAEALFNLCKQNHPDALSLKLANLQSSPHVELRAMSAILLRKQLTRDDSYIWPRLSPSTQSTLKSHLLSCVQREDAKTISKKLCDTVSELALGILPDGGWPELLPFMFQCVTSDTPRLQESALLMFAQLSQYIGETLIPHLNTLHSVFLQCLASSSNSDVRIAALGAAINFIQCLSTPSDRDRFQDLLPVMMQTLTEALNCGQEATAQEALELLIELAGTEPKFLRRQLVEVVGSMLQIAEADSLEEGTRHLAVEFVITLAEARERAPGMMRKLPQFISRLFSILMKMLLDIEDDPAWHNAESEDEDAGETSNYSVGQECLDRLSISLGGNTIVPVASELLPQYLAAPEWQKHHAALITLAQIAEGCSKVMIKNLEQVVNMVLNSFQDPHPRVRWAAINAIGQLSTDLGPELQTQYHQRVLPALAAAMDDFQNPRVQAHAASAVLNFSENCTPDILTPYLDGIISKLLVLLQNGKQMVQEGALTALASVADSSQEHFQKYYDAVMPYLKTILVNATDKSNRMLRAKSMECISLVGMAVGKEKFRDDAKQVMEVLMALQGSQMETDDPTTSYMLQAWARLCKCLGQDFLPYMSVVMPPLLQSAQLKPDVTITSADSDDDIDESDDEGIETITLGDKRIGIKTSVLEEKATACNMLCCYADELKEGFYPWIDQVAPTLVPLLKFYFHEEVRKAAVSAMPELLRSAKLAVEMGQAQGRNESYIKQLSDYIIPALVEALHKEPETEICASMLDALNECIQISGLLLDESQVRCIVDEIKQVITASSTRKTERAERAKAEDFDAEEGELLKEENEQEEEVFDQVGDCLGTLIKTFKASFLPFFDELSSYITPMWGKDKTAEERRIAICIFDDVAEQCREAALKYYDTYLPFLLEACNDENPDVRQAAVYGIGVCAEFGGSAFRPLVGEALSRLNVVIRHPNALHSDNVMAYDNAVSALGKICQYHRDSIDGAQVVPAWLSCLPIKSDLIEAKVVHEQLCSMVERSDRELLGPNNQYLPKIVAVFAEVLCAGKDFATEQTASRMINLLRQLQQTLPPSTLASTLSSLQPQQQLALQSILSS